A region from the Stygiolobus caldivivus genome encodes:
- the rplX gene encoding 50S ribosomal protein L24, with protein MVSSRPSKQRQMLREAPKHLRHKMLTAKLAEDLAKQYGIKRLSIRKGDTVKVLRGEHLGYEGKVADVNTKTGRIAIEGLTRKKADGTPVFVWVHASKVIITKLDTSDKERVSSIDRKRKAREDYFKKKEEKKEGS; from the coding sequence ATGGTATCCTCGAGACCTTCAAAGCAAAGGCAAATGTTAAGGGAAGCTCCTAAGCATTTGAGACACAAGATGCTTACTGCTAAGCTTGCAGAAGATCTGGCAAAACAGTACGGTATTAAGAGGCTTTCAATCAGAAAGGGAGATACAGTAAAGGTTCTTAGGGGTGAACATTTAGGGTACGAAGGTAAAGTTGCTGATGTAAATACTAAAACTGGTAGGATAGCAATTGAAGGACTAACAAGGAAGAAAGCTGATGGTACTCCAGTATTTGTTTGGGTACATGCTTCAAAGGTTATAATAACTAAGCTAGATACGAGTGATAAAGAAAGGGTATCGTCGATAGATAGAAAAAGAAAAGCTAGGGAAGATTATTTTAAGAAGAAGGAGGAGAAAAAGGAGGGCAGTTAA
- a CDS encoding 30S ribosomal protein S4e — MVHITRFEAPWFLKAPKKAYKWIIRASAGPHKLSESIPLAILLKYYLKVAETTREAKRIIFDGKVSVDGRVRRDYKYPVGLMDVVEIPSADIRVRVVPNNVRFLDVVNITKEDARYKFVRILNKTTQKSGSMQLNLEDGRNILIPKDKVNDYNFMTLDTLKIELPTQNIVKSYSVKEGNYAIITGGKNVGTIGKIKNIQWAKYKKRVYSIITLEVNNTTYETNLLNVMALGESELDPNVGVKL, encoded by the coding sequence ATGGTTCATATTACTAGGTTTGAAGCTCCATGGTTTTTGAAAGCCCCTAAGAAGGCATATAAATGGATTATTAGAGCTTCTGCCGGTCCTCATAAATTATCCGAAAGTATACCTTTAGCGATACTATTGAAATACTATCTTAAAGTTGCTGAGACTACGAGAGAAGCTAAGAGGATCATATTTGATGGAAAAGTTTCAGTAGACGGTAGGGTTAGGCGTGACTATAAATACCCTGTAGGACTGATGGATGTTGTTGAGATACCTTCCGCTGATATAAGAGTGAGGGTGGTTCCTAATAATGTTAGATTTTTAGATGTAGTTAATATAACTAAGGAAGATGCTAGATATAAGTTTGTTAGAATTTTAAATAAAACCACACAAAAAAGTGGGAGTATGCAGTTAAATCTTGAAGATGGAAGAAATATTCTAATACCTAAGGATAAGGTAAATGATTATAATTTTATGACCTTAGATACCTTAAAAATAGAGTTGCCTACTCAGAACATTGTCAAAAGTTATTCAGTTAAAGAGGGTAATTATGCAATAATTACGGGAGGAAAAAACGTGGGAACTATAGGAAAAATAAAGAATATACAATGGGCTAAGTACAAGAAAAGGGTATACAGTATAATTACGTTAGAAGTAAATAACACTACGTACGAGACCAATCTCCTCAACGTTATGGCTTTAGGAGAGTCCGAATTAGATCCTAATGTAGGGGTGAAACTGTGA
- a CDS encoding 50S ribosomal protein L5 has protein sequence MRRVVLDKVTVNIGLGESGERLQKAYQLLQDLTGAKPVYTKARKSIREFGVRKGAPIGVKVTLRGEKAVEFLKKALAAINYRIKASNFDNYGNVGFGIAEHVLIPGTRYDPEVGIFGMDVVITLIRPGYRVMRRRRKYTRVPKRHRVTKEEAMEFLKQNFNVTIIEG, from the coding sequence ATGAGAAGGGTAGTATTAGACAAAGTAACAGTGAACATTGGATTAGGTGAATCGGGAGAGAGGCTCCAAAAGGCATATCAGCTTCTCCAAGATCTGACTGGTGCTAAGCCCGTTTATACTAAAGCTAGAAAGTCTATCAGGGAATTTGGAGTAAGAAAAGGAGCCCCCATTGGAGTAAAGGTCACGCTTAGAGGGGAAAAAGCGGTAGAATTTCTGAAAAAAGCGCTAGCTGCTATTAATTATAGGATAAAAGCGTCAAATTTTGACAACTACGGTAACGTTGGTTTTGGAATAGCAGAGCATGTTCTCATCCCCGGTACGAGATATGATCCAGAAGTAGGTATTTTCGGTATGGATGTGGTTATAACCTTAATAAGGCCAGGTTATAGAGTGATGAGAAGAAGGAGGAAATATACGAGGGTTCCAAAAAGGCATAGGGTTACTAAAGAAGAAGCAATGGAATTCCTAAAGCAAAACTTTAATGTCACGATAATAGAAGGGTGA
- a CDS encoding 30S ribosomal protein S14 — MGKYKPPAERKYGRGVQICQRCGSRDSVIQKYGLYLCRQCFREVAYSMGFKKTR; from the coding sequence ATGGGTAAGTATAAGCCACCGGCTGAGAGGAAGTACGGTAGAGGGGTTCAAATATGTCAGAGATGTGGTAGTAGGGACTCTGTTATTCAAAAATATGGTTTATACTTATGTAGGCAGTGTTTTAGAGAGGTAGCATATAGTATGGGTTTTAAGAAAACTAGGTGA
- a CDS encoding 30S ribosomal protein S8 → MPSINPLSNALVTLYNNEIRRKKQAIIMPASKLIINVLRVLQKEGYVGEFEYIDDGRSGKITVQLLGRINKCGPITPRYPMTYKDLLTLPDYVRKYLPSKEIGILIISTSKGVMSHKEALRERIGGIALGYVY, encoded by the coding sequence ATGCCGTCTATTAATCCTTTGTCAAATGCATTAGTTACTCTATATAATAATGAAATAAGAAGGAAAAAACAAGCAATAATAATGCCTGCATCTAAGTTGATAATTAACGTCCTCAGGGTCTTACAAAAAGAAGGTTATGTGGGCGAGTTTGAATACATTGATGATGGTAGATCTGGTAAGATAACCGTCCAACTATTAGGCAGAATTAATAAATGTGGTCCAATTACACCTAGATATCCTATGACGTATAAGGACTTACTAACCTTACCTGACTATGTTAGAAAATATTTACCTTCTAAGGAGATCGGTATACTTATTATATCTACATCTAAGGGTGTAATGTCTCATAAAGAGGCTTTAAGAGAGAGAATAGGAGGAATAGCACTAGGTTATGTGTATTAA
- a CDS encoding 50S ribosomal protein L6 translates to MKAIYLYDEITIPEKVSVRLEGTVLSVKGPKGEIKRDFSHAKGIVIKQEDNKIILEATFADRRKKALFYSIKAHIDNMFTGVINGYKYYLKIIYTHFPMTVKVVGDEVQITNLIGEKNVRKAKILPGVKVTVKGEDIEVEGTDIYNVSQTAANIERAAKITGYDRRVFSDGIYIYKKEVIGHEK, encoded by the coding sequence ATGAAAGCCATATACTTGTATGACGAAATTACAATTCCCGAAAAAGTGTCTGTTAGGTTAGAAGGTACTGTATTAAGTGTAAAAGGGCCTAAGGGTGAAATTAAGAGGGATTTCAGTCACGCTAAAGGTATAGTTATAAAGCAAGAGGATAATAAGATAATTTTGGAGGCTACATTTGCAGATAGGAGGAAAAAAGCTCTATTTTACTCAATTAAGGCCCATATAGATAACATGTTCACTGGTGTTATAAACGGATATAAGTATTATTTAAAGATAATTTACACTCATTTCCCGATGACAGTAAAAGTAGTAGGGGATGAGGTGCAGATTACAAACTTAATAGGCGAGAAAAATGTAAGAAAAGCAAAGATCTTACCCGGCGTAAAGGTAACAGTTAAGGGAGAAGATATAGAAGTGGAAGGTACTGATATTTACAATGTTTCACAGACCGCTGCTAATATAGAGAGAGCTGCTAAAATAACTGGATATGATAGAAGAGTGTTTTCAGATGGTATTTACATATATAAAAAAGAGGTGATCGGTCATGAAAAGTAA
- a CDS encoding 50S ribosomal protein L32e, which yields MKSNEVYKIKKEIRQIRSKKIEFYRYDWDKYYRIGRQETWRKPRGIDNAMRLELKGYPPKVKIGYGSPKEIKGLHPSGLKPILISSMKELERVKDQKDKVIVIIKANLGLKKRLELLKRADELGIRIANR from the coding sequence ATGAAAAGTAATGAAGTATACAAAATTAAAAAGGAAATAAGACAGATTAGAAGCAAGAAAATTGAATTTTATAGATACGATTGGGATAAATATTACAGGATAGGAAGACAAGAGACATGGAGAAAACCTAGAGGAATAGATAATGCGATGAGGTTAGAGCTGAAAGGTTATCCCCCTAAAGTTAAGATAGGCTATGGGAGCCCTAAAGAGATTAAAGGTCTCCATCCCTCTGGTCTTAAGCCTATATTAATAAGTTCTATGAAGGAGCTCGAAAGGGTTAAGGATCAGAAGGATAAGGTCATAGTCATCATTAAGGCTAACCTAGGACTAAAAAAGAGGTTAGAGTTATTAAAGAGAGCTGACGAATTAGGTATTCGTATAGCTAATAGGTGA
- a CDS encoding 50S ribosomal protein L19e translates to MPDMLLQKRLAAQIKKTGLNNVKFNPEYIDEISEALTRKDIKRLIKDGKIEIEHRKGISNGRLKERKEKKRKRGERRKHGSRKGKAGARQGKKELWVSKIRKIRKYLKWLRDNNVIDKKAYRLAYRRAKGNAFKSLNDVKTFLNQLGYKVE, encoded by the coding sequence ATGCCAGATATGCTATTACAGAAAAGATTAGCAGCTCAGATAAAAAAGACTGGTTTGAATAACGTAAAGTTTAACCCTGAATATATAGATGAGATCTCAGAAGCTTTAACTAGAAAAGATATAAAGAGACTTATAAAAGATGGAAAGATAGAAATTGAGCACCGTAAGGGGATAAGTAACGGTAGGTTAAAAGAAAGGAAAGAGAAGAAGAGGAAAAGGGGGGAGAGGCGTAAGCATGGGAGTAGGAAAGGTAAGGCTGGAGCAAGACAAGGAAAAAAGGAGTTATGGGTCTCGAAAATTAGAAAGATAAGAAAGTATTTAAAATGGCTTAGGGATAATAACGTGATTGATAAGAAGGCTTATAGGTTAGCATATAGGCGAGCTAAGGGAAACGCGTTCAAAAGTCTGAATGATGTGAAAACTTTTCTTAACCAGTTAGGTTATAAGGTGGAGTAA
- a CDS encoding 50S ribosomal protein L18, whose translation MAHGPNYKVKFRRRREGKTNYYRRYVYVVNDVIRFVPRITNEYVIVSIAKFNPKGDEMLAVAHSIELAKKFGWKGDTNNTPAVYLTGYLAGLRALKAGVKNVAADIGLFVPVKGGRVFAAIKGGIDAGLEIPIGELGDIDDRIKGQHIAEYAKKLQSENPDLYKKLFSRYLSRGLSPENLPQHFEEVLKKIKEVGS comes from the coding sequence ATGGCACACGGTCCAAATTATAAGGTAAAATTTAGAAGAAGAAGGGAAGGTAAAACTAATTATTATAGGAGATATGTATATGTGGTTAACGACGTAATTAGGTTTGTCCCGAGGATAACAAACGAGTATGTGATAGTTAGCATCGCTAAGTTTAATCCTAAGGGAGACGAGATGTTAGCTGTCGCTCATTCAATTGAATTAGCTAAGAAATTTGGTTGGAAAGGCGATACTAACAATACACCTGCTGTGTATTTAACTGGGTATTTAGCAGGTTTGAGGGCCTTGAAGGCTGGGGTTAAGAACGTCGCTGCAGATATAGGACTGTTTGTGCCGGTTAAAGGTGGAAGGGTATTTGCGGCAATTAAGGGTGGAATAGATGCGGGATTAGAAATACCTATAGGCGAGTTAGGTGATATAGATGACAGGATAAAAGGTCAACATATTGCTGAATATGCTAAAAAGCTCCAATCTGAGAACCCAGATCTGTACAAAAAGCTTTTCTCAAGGTATCTATCTAGGGGGTTATCCCCTGAAAATCTTCCTCAACATTTTGAGGAAGTATTAAAGAAAATAAAGGAGGTTGGTTCATAA
- a CDS encoding 30S ribosomal protein S5: MAEEVPVLNPEEWKPRTKIGQMVKEGKITSMKELFERNYPIVEPEIVDMLLPKLKYEVLDIKIVQKQTDAGEISRYKVLIVMGNMDGYVSFGTGKAKQLRVAIQKAVRNAKLNIIPVRRGCGSWECTCGESHSLPFRVYGKAGSVEVFLLPAPKGTGLVVGPALKTLLTYAGIRDAWSRTRGSTYTAENFIKAGYNALYNTYKFVTPTDWGRKK, from the coding sequence ATGGCTGAGGAGGTTCCAGTATTAAATCCTGAAGAATGGAAACCGAGGACAAAGATAGGCCAGATGGTTAAAGAAGGCAAAATAACATCTATGAAGGAATTATTCGAAAGGAACTATCCTATAGTTGAGCCTGAGATAGTAGATATGTTACTACCTAAACTGAAGTATGAAGTACTAGATATAAAGATTGTCCAGAAGCAAACGGATGCTGGAGAGATCTCTAGGTACAAAGTCCTCATAGTAATGGGTAACATGGACGGCTACGTTAGTTTTGGGACAGGGAAAGCGAAGCAACTGAGAGTTGCTATACAGAAAGCAGTTAGAAATGCTAAGCTTAACATTATCCCAGTGAGGAGAGGATGCGGAAGTTGGGAGTGTACATGCGGAGAATCCCATAGCCTTCCCTTTAGAGTTTACGGAAAGGCAGGAAGTGTCGAGGTCTTTTTATTACCAGCACCTAAAGGGACAGGGTTAGTGGTAGGTCCTGCATTAAAGACATTGTTAACTTATGCTGGAATTAGAGATGCATGGTCACGTACTAGGGGTTCTACTTATACGGCTGAGAACTTTATAAAAGCTGGGTATAATGCTTTATATAATACCTACAAATTTGTTACACCTACCGACTGGGGGAGGAAAAAATGA
- a CDS encoding 50S ribosomal protein L30, with product MTELVAVVRIRGWAVTPWFIQDTLEMLRLKRRFSAMIYPKNKALEGMLKLVSPYITWGELNDEGLKLLLSKLKTVNGEKVNDEYITKVLKINGYNEFVKKIKDGEVKLSKLDDYFKLPITLHPPKGGFKGKVNRPYGSMGEFGYRGEKINELIKRMV from the coding sequence ATGACTGAACTTGTGGCTGTAGTTAGGATAAGGGGTTGGGCTGTTACACCGTGGTTTATTCAAGATACTTTAGAGATGTTAAGGTTAAAGAGGAGATTTAGTGCGATGATCTATCCGAAGAATAAAGCTCTTGAAGGGATGCTGAAGTTAGTGTCTCCTTATATAACTTGGGGTGAGTTAAACGATGAGGGATTAAAATTGCTACTCTCAAAGTTAAAGACTGTCAACGGAGAAAAGGTTAATGATGAATATATAACTAAAGTTCTAAAAATAAATGGATATAATGAATTTGTAAAGAAAATAAAAGACGGTGAAGTTAAACTTAGTAAACTGGATGATTACTTTAAGTTACCTATAACTTTGCATCCACCTAAAGGAGGGTTTAAAGGTAAGGTGAATAGGCCTTACGGTTCTATGGGAGAGTTTGGTTATAGAGGAGAAAAGATTAATGAATTAATTAAAAGGATGGTGTAA
- a CDS encoding uL15 family ribosomal protein: MVVRKEKKSRKYRGYRTHGWGTKGQHRDRGKEGGRAIGMHKEKWSWLVKYGEGWYGKHGFRNPTSKLVSSINLRMLQNLIDNGTLKMVSEGGKNIIDLEQYGYDKLLGGGTLSQPVIIKVKYATEKAMEKIKQLGGEIILTSKE; this comes from the coding sequence ATGGTTGTGAGAAAGGAGAAAAAGAGTAGGAAATATAGGGGATATAGGACACACGGATGGGGTACAAAAGGTCAGCATAGGGATAGAGGAAAAGAAGGTGGAAGGGCAATTGGCATGCATAAGGAAAAATGGTCTTGGCTAGTTAAATATGGTGAAGGGTGGTACGGAAAGCATGGGTTTAGGAATCCAACGTCTAAATTGGTAAGTTCAATTAATTTAAGAATGCTACAGAACCTCATCGATAATGGAACTTTAAAGATGGTAAGTGAAGGAGGAAAGAATATTATAGATTTAGAGCAATACGGTTACGATAAATTACTTGGTGGTGGGACTTTAAGTCAGCCTGTTATAATCAAGGTTAAGTATGCTACAGAAAAGGCTATGGAAAAGATTAAACAATTAGGAGGAGAAATTATATTAACCTCAAAGGAATAA
- the secY gene encoding preprotein translocase subunit SecY: MGFVDFLEKLGEYLPAVTKPKQKPSLSQKLMWSFIALIVYLVMSSIPLYGISTTNSFLSNFLAEQIIFASSQGTLAQLGIGPIITSGLIMQILVGSRLIEMDLADEEDQIKFTEAEKGLAFLFIIVESALFGYVFTKATNSLLLATIVTVQLIAATYVILLLDEMIQKGWGLGSGISLFILAGVAKIMFWDMFGIAGVQNQDLPVGFFPTLVSYVVSGKNLLNLIVNTSTTTPFQPDLVGLISTIGLTLLIIYLTSINVQIPVTSPRLRGIRSTIPLNFLYVSSIPVIFVSVLGADFELFSSIASGVSSTAGSILSDIANAFFFPPANVPHSVYALVIDPVGAAIYAAVFIVLSIVFGILWIDVAGLDPATQAQQMVEAGVEIPGMRNNPKIIESILAKYIYPLGFFSSLIVGVIAVLATFLGVYGTGVGLLLAVTIAIQYYNLLAYERTLEMYPLLKRIIGE; encoded by the coding sequence ATGGGATTTGTTGACTTCTTAGAAAAGCTAGGGGAGTATTTGCCTGCTGTTACTAAACCCAAGCAGAAGCCTTCATTAAGTCAAAAGTTAATGTGGTCTTTTATTGCCCTTATTGTTTATCTTGTTATGTCATCCATACCTCTATACGGTATATCGACTACTAACTCTTTCTTGAGTAATTTCCTAGCTGAGCAAATTATTTTTGCATCATCTCAGGGTACGTTAGCACAATTAGGTATAGGCCCTATAATAACTTCTGGTCTAATTATGCAAATTTTAGTCGGTTCAAGATTAATAGAGATGGATCTAGCTGATGAAGAAGATCAGATTAAGTTTACAGAGGCCGAAAAGGGTTTAGCGTTTCTATTTATAATAGTTGAGTCTGCACTTTTCGGTTATGTATTTACAAAAGCTACTAACAGTTTACTCTTGGCTACAATAGTTACCGTACAGTTGATAGCTGCTACATATGTGATCTTATTGTTGGATGAAATGATACAGAAGGGCTGGGGACTCGGATCAGGGATAAGCTTGTTTATCTTAGCTGGGGTAGCAAAGATTATGTTTTGGGATATGTTTGGCATTGCAGGTGTTCAAAACCAAGATTTACCGGTAGGTTTCTTCCCAACTTTAGTATCGTATGTGGTTTCTGGGAAGAACTTACTGAATCTAATAGTAAATACTAGTACTACCACACCTTTCCAACCAGACTTGGTGGGTTTAATATCGACTATTGGTCTGACTCTGCTGATTATCTACCTTACTAGTATTAACGTTCAAATACCAGTTACTAGTCCCAGGTTAAGGGGTATAAGAAGTACGATTCCATTAAATTTCTTATACGTAAGCAGTATACCGGTCATTTTTGTCAGTGTCTTAGGTGCTGATTTTGAGTTATTTTCATCTATAGCTTCTGGTGTTTCTTCCACTGCAGGGTCTATACTTAGCGATATAGCTAATGCTTTCTTCTTCCCGCCAGCTAACGTACCACACAGTGTTTATGCTTTAGTAATTGACCCAGTTGGTGCTGCGATATATGCTGCTGTATTTATCGTTCTATCTATAGTATTTGGCATTTTGTGGATTGACGTTGCTGGATTAGATCCTGCTACGCAAGCTCAGCAGATGGTAGAAGCAGGAGTGGAAATCCCCGGAATGAGAAATAACCCGAAAATTATTGAGTCTATACTAGCAAAGTATATTTATCCGTTAGGTTTCTTTAGTTCTCTAATTGTAGGAGTAATAGCCGTGTTAGCAACATTTCTAGGCGTGTATGGGACAGGTGTAGGATTGTTATTAGCTGTAACTATAGCTATTCAATACTATAATTTATTAGCATATGAGAGGACATTAGAGATGTACCCCTTGTTAAAGAGAATTATAGGTGAGTAA
- a CDS encoding adenylate kinase, with protein MKIGIVTGIPGVGKTTVLQKVKEILSNEGINNKIINYGDFMLKTAISLGYVNNRDEMRKLPIDRQKQLQIDAARGIAKEAKEGGEGMLFIDTHAVIKTPSGYLPGLPKYVIEEINPSIIFLLEADPNIILERQKRDTSRSRTDYSDEKVIVETINFARYAAMASAVLVGATVKIVINAEGDPAIAANEIIRSMK; from the coding sequence TTGAAGATTGGAATAGTAACCGGTATACCGGGTGTTGGTAAGACTACGGTTTTACAAAAGGTTAAAGAGATTCTTTCCAATGAGGGTATAAATAACAAGATAATTAATTATGGAGATTTTATGTTAAAAACTGCGATAAGTTTAGGATATGTAAATAACAGGGATGAAATGAGGAAACTTCCAATAGATAGACAGAAGCAACTGCAAATCGATGCGGCTAGAGGAATTGCCAAAGAAGCTAAGGAAGGAGGAGAAGGCATGTTATTCATTGATACTCATGCTGTAATCAAAACACCTTCTGGCTATTTGCCAGGTTTACCTAAATATGTTATTGAAGAAATAAACCCCTCAATAATATTTTTACTAGAGGCAGATCCTAATATTATCCTAGAACGACAGAAAAGAGATACGTCAAGAAGTAGAACGGATTATAGCGATGAAAAGGTTATTGTAGAAACTATTAATTTTGCGAGATACGCAGCGATGGCGTCTGCAGTATTAGTTGGCGCAACTGTAAAGATCGTTATAAATGCTGAGGGAGACCCAGCTATTGCTGCTAATGAGATAATTAGATCTATGAAGTGA
- a CDS encoding 50S ribosomal protein L34e produces the protein MPSPQQRSRSLRRVYIRTPSGKSKIHYEDKKTSEAVCAICKEPLRGVKTDKVYKYSKTEKRPERPFGGYLCHKCLERLIKNTLRGY, from the coding sequence ATGCCTTCCCCTCAGCAGAGATCAAGGTCGCTAAGGCGGGTTTATATTAGGACTCCTTCGGGTAAGTCTAAGATCCACTATGAAGACAAGAAGACTTCGGAAGCTGTTTGCGCTATATGTAAGGAACCTTTAAGAGGGGTAAAAACAGATAAAGTCTATAAGTACAGTAAAACCGAAAAAAGACCTGAAAGACCTTTTGGAGGTTATTTATGTCATAAGTGTCTTGAAAGACTTATAAAAAATACGTTAAGAGGGTACTAA
- the cmk gene encoding (d)CMP kinase, which translates to MIIIISGPPGSGKSSVAKILSTTLSVEYISAGMLFRKIAEERGVSLVELNKMAEKDFEIDKAIDMELLSLVSGNNKNLVIESHIAGWLFHNFSDLTVYLTAPLITRARRVASRDKIPESEALDQIIKREESHKDRFFRYYGIDLSDLTVFDLVINTENISPNSIADIILDYLRGKQIRLTHSS; encoded by the coding sequence ATGATAATAATAATTAGCGGGCCACCAGGTAGCGGTAAATCTTCTGTTGCTAAAATTCTTTCTACTACTTTATCGGTGGAGTATATCTCTGCTGGGATGTTGTTTAGAAAGATAGCTGAGGAGAGGGGAGTAAGTTTAGTAGAGCTTAACAAAATGGCGGAGAAAGATTTTGAAATAGATAAAGCTATAGATATGGAACTGTTGTCTTTAGTTAGCGGAAATAATAAAAACTTGGTTATTGAATCTCACATCGCTGGTTGGCTCTTTCATAATTTTTCCGATTTAACTGTTTACTTAACTGCTCCATTAATTACACGTGCTAGGAGGGTTGCAAGTAGGGATAAAATACCGGAAAGTGAAGCACTAGATCAGATTATAAAAAGGGAAGAAAGCCATAAAGATCGTTTTTTTAGATATTACGGGATTGATCTGTCTGATCTCACAGTTTTTGATCTAGTTATAAACACAGAAAATATATCGCCAAACTCTATAGCTGATATAATTTTAGATTACTTAAGAGGGAAACAAATTCGGTTAACTCACTCATCCTAA
- the cedA1 gene encoding DNA import protein CedA1 yields MTLVSFITNLTGTVTEIGWSIFILAWAVGWALRGSPIPIFRIKRGGQDIVEDAIIAAFFLAIGSTVFYLISYVASQV; encoded by the coding sequence ATGACGTTAGTTTCATTTATCACTAATTTAACAGGAACTGTAACTGAAATAGGTTGGAGCATATTTATACTTGCATGGGCTGTAGGTTGGGCATTAAGAGGTTCGCCAATACCAATTTTCAGAATAAAAAGAGGAGGACAGGATATTGTTGAGGATGCAATCATCGCAGCGTTTTTCTTGGCTATAGGTAGTACCGTATTTTATTTGATCTCCTACGTGGCATCGCAGGTGTAA
- the cedA gene encoding DNA import protein CedA: MFSVFEILYYSQLLASLTYFLGSLIYALPIPLYGVKKWAPRLITDSIYVIIWNSIYIAVLSFMTQLLTMLGVSWPAYEEWLNQVLSFEEVLYAFLKILISSLALTEANLALTIPLGQLMSILLTIITYTEGLISVSSLIYQYVGIFIALGILFLAIPFRVGRSAGGAMIGTSIVFYVGLPYLPQFLDNMGLNPLNSSIPSSNQPHIYEYFYQQVLPHLITSLILGPSIYIFLLLAFSAGLANVVSGYSSRLPLPIDLY, from the coding sequence ATGTTTAGTGTTTTTGAAATACTATATTATTCTCAGTTACTTGCGTCTCTGACGTATTTTTTAGGCTCTTTGATCTATGCCCTTCCTATTCCTCTATATGGAGTAAAGAAATGGGCTCCAAGACTAATAACCGATTCAATTTACGTAATAATTTGGAATAGTATATACATCGCGGTCTTATCTTTTATGACACAACTTTTAACAATGTTGGGTGTTAGTTGGCCAGCCTATGAAGAATGGCTTAATCAGGTGTTAAGCTTCGAAGAAGTTCTATATGCATTCTTGAAAATCCTCATATCATCGTTAGCTTTAACTGAAGCTAATCTAGCTCTAACAATACCTCTAGGTCAATTAATGTCTATATTACTAACTATTATCACATATACTGAGGGTTTAATTTCGGTCTCTTCATTGATATATCAATATGTTGGAATCTTCATTGCATTAGGAATATTATTTTTAGCAATTCCGTTTAGAGTAGGTAGGAGTGCAGGAGGTGCAATGATAGGTACATCAATAGTATTTTATGTTGGTTTACCTTATTTACCGCAGTTCTTAGATAACATGGGACTTAATCCTCTCAATTCGTCTATTCCATCTAGTAATCAGCCTCATATATATGAATACTTTTATCAACAAGTTCTGCCACACTTAATAACTTCTTTAATACTAGGCCCGTCAATATATATATTCCTTTTACTAGCCTTTAGTGCGGGATTAGCGAATGTGGTATCCGGGTATAGCAGTAGGTTACCGTTACCTATAGATTTATACTGA
- a CDS encoding archease, whose protein sequence is MAVNKKYEFFDHTADVGIKAYGKDLNEAFENAALAVFEVMTDTSKIDPIENRDIEVDGIDIENLLYRWIENLLVYYDSELLIFGRFNVNIDLANLKLKAIAWGERFNPEKHERRTVVKAMTYHEMNIIKTDNGYELTFVVDI, encoded by the coding sequence ATGGCAGTAAATAAAAAATATGAATTTTTCGACCATACAGCCGATGTAGGGATAAAAGCATATGGAAAAGATTTAAATGAAGCATTTGAAAATGCAGCATTAGCCGTTTTTGAAGTGATGACTGATACGTCTAAAATAGATCCTATAGAGAACAGAGATATAGAAGTAGATGGAATTGACATAGAAAATCTATTGTATAGATGGATAGAAAATCTTTTAGTATACTATGATTCTGAGTTACTGATCTTCGGAAGGTTTAACGTAAACATTGATCTAGCTAATTTAAAGTTGAAAGCCATAGCGTGGGGAGAAAGATTTAACCCTGAAAAGCATGAAAGGAGAACAGTAGTAAAAGCAATGACATACCACGAGATGAATATTATCAAAACAGACAATGGTTATGAGCTAACTTTTGTAGTGGATATTTAG